A genomic segment from Borreliella burgdorferi B31 encodes:
- a CDS encoding chromosome replication/partitioning protein, which translates to MSKKNKKKLFLNDRIEHNIIDNLSNLDTNLDKNLMVYKDLKEQLKLNLSNEIDTKIQRMRILYEIKTRKLYKYDGFKSFSQYLKTFVVAKTQAFFYLKLYSKILEGSISIDTIKELGFENIKKHIFKKKSFDFNNNNKSKLDNKNISIRIFMRDKELYEFVKQDIKRASYIFKELFQNRKDVLTDIVTKYDNERN; encoded by the coding sequence ATGAGCAAAAAAAATAAAAAAAAATTATTTCTTAATGATAGGATTGAACATAATATTATTGATAATTTATCAAATTTAGATACTAATCTAGATAAAAATTTAATGGTTTACAAAGATTTAAAAGAACAATTAAAATTGAATTTATCAAATGAAATTGACACTAAAATTCAAAGAATGAGAATTCTATATGAAATTAAAACAAGAAAACTTTATAAATACGATGGTTTTAAAAGTTTTTCACAATATTTAAAGACTTTTGTGGTTGCTAAAACCCAAGCGTTTTTTTATTTAAAGCTTTACTCAAAAATTTTAGAGGGTAGTATATCTATTGATACGATTAAAGAATTAGGCTTTGAAAATATAAAAAAACATATTTTTAAAAAAAAATCATTCGATTTTAATAATAATAATAAAAGCAAATTAGATAATAAAAATATTTCTATTAGAATTTTTATGAGGGATAAAGAATTATATGAATTTGTAAAGCAAGATATAAAAAGAGCAAGTTATATTTTTAAAGAACTTTTTCAGAATAGAAAAGATGTTTTGACTGATATTGTAACTAAATATGATAATGAAAGAAATTAA
- a CDS encoding TM2 domain-containing protein, producing the protein MSKAVDEIYCHSCGKTIKKDAEICISCGVRNKQTENYNKLVVFLLCLFLGYLGVHRFYVGKIGTGMLYLFTFGFLYVGALIDLIRIATNKFECK; encoded by the coding sequence ATGTCAAAAGCTGTTGACGAAATATATTGCCATTCTTGTGGCAAGACAATTAAAAAAGATGCTGAGATTTGTATTTCTTGCGGGGTCAGAAATAAACAAACCGAAAACTACAATAAACTTGTGGTATTTTTACTATGCTTATTTCTTGGTTATTTAGGAGTTCACAGATTTTATGTAGGTAAAATAGGAACTGGTATGTTATACCTATTTACATTTGGATTTTTATATGTTGGAGCTTTAATCGATCTTATTAGAATAGCAACAAACAAGTTTGAATGTAAATAA